One segment of Elusimicrobiota bacterium DNA contains the following:
- the infB gene encoding translation initiation factor IF-2, whose product MAKDKKESADKAEKDAAKKPASKAAVVKTEKKPAVKKAVEKKAPAKAKPGLKRKDGPHEPLRATADVRKEKEENSIAPPTTQLVDPFARMRMQQRRPVSTGAPMIARLKPGEALPARVPPPKPVVEEPKVEEKKPAAAAPAASAAAPAAPAPAPAAPVQPAAPVVKAPHHEPTATYKMDAPAAPRPVVPAPAKPAAAAAPAAPAAPAKPAAGPAAPAAPAKPAVPAPAKPAMAPARPAAPAPARPGPAPVQGRPAAPAAKPAQPARPGAPAAKPAPAPEKPALKPLSVNTLVTVRELAEKMNVKVNDLIKRLINQGQFVTINQRLDSETAILIASDFGWELEVKPLHMEAEISAASAKSDDKPEDLRPRSPVVTIMGHVDHGKTSLLDAIRSSNVVAGESGGITQHIGAYKVAVTKGEIVFLDTPGHEAFTAMRARGSKVTDIVVLVVSAADGVMPQTIEAIDHAKAAGVPIVVAVNKIDLPTANPQKIRQELAAHNLLPEEWGGKTIYVDISAKKRMNLEKLLEMLLLQAELLELKANPARDGVGTVVEARMDAKRGSVATVLIQNGSVSVGDPFVMGLCSGKIKALINDRGERLKTAGPSTPVEILGISGGIPQAGDAFNVVKDDSMAKEIASKRNRVQREEALAHKHHLSLLSLRSSKVKHLPIILKADVQGSLEALKDQVEKLSTPEISVQVILSGIGNANESDIVLAEASNAVVLLFHVDKEPRAAELAEKGGVEVRRYEIIYDLTADVKAALEGLLEPEIVEVVVGRADIRQVFSVRGSKVAGCQVSEGKLVRNATVKVYRGAASVGQGKIVTLKRFKDDAKEVEKGLECGVGLEGFTAYEPGDRLEATVQEKRIRRLEAAS is encoded by the coding sequence ATGGCGAAGGACAAGAAGGAGAGCGCGGACAAGGCGGAGAAGGACGCCGCGAAGAAGCCCGCCTCCAAGGCCGCCGTGGTCAAGACGGAGAAGAAGCCGGCGGTGAAGAAGGCCGTCGAGAAGAAGGCTCCCGCGAAGGCGAAGCCCGGCCTCAAGCGCAAGGACGGGCCGCACGAGCCCCTGCGCGCGACCGCCGACGTCCGCAAGGAGAAGGAAGAGAACTCCATCGCTCCCCCCACCACGCAGCTCGTCGACCCTTTCGCCCGCATGCGCATGCAGCAGCGCCGGCCCGTCTCGACGGGCGCGCCGATGATCGCGCGCCTGAAGCCCGGCGAGGCCCTGCCCGCCCGCGTGCCGCCGCCCAAGCCCGTCGTCGAGGAGCCCAAGGTCGAGGAGAAGAAGCCCGCGGCCGCCGCTCCCGCCGCCTCCGCGGCGGCTCCGGCCGCTCCGGCGCCCGCCCCGGCCGCCCCCGTGCAGCCCGCGGCTCCCGTCGTCAAGGCGCCGCATCACGAGCCCACCGCGACCTATAAGATGGACGCTCCCGCCGCGCCCCGGCCCGTCGTGCCGGCGCCGGCCAAGCCCGCCGCGGCCGCCGCTCCGGCCGCCCCCGCGGCCCCCGCGAAGCCCGCCGCCGGCCCGGCCGCTCCCGCGGCCCCCGCGAAGCCCGCGGTCCCGGCGCCGGCGAAGCCCGCCATGGCCCCCGCGAGGCCCGCGGCCCCGGCCCCGGCGAGACCCGGCCCGGCCCCCGTCCAGGGCAGGCCCGCCGCTCCCGCCGCGAAGCCGGCCCAGCCCGCGCGTCCCGGCGCTCCGGCCGCGAAGCCGGCCCCCGCTCCGGAGAAGCCGGCGCTCAAGCCGCTGAGCGTCAACACCCTCGTCACCGTGCGCGAGCTCGCCGAGAAGATGAACGTGAAGGTCAACGACCTCATCAAGCGGCTCATCAACCAGGGGCAGTTCGTCACCATCAACCAGCGCCTCGACTCGGAGACCGCGATCCTCATCGCCTCCGACTTCGGCTGGGAGCTCGAAGTGAAGCCTCTGCACATGGAGGCGGAGATCAGCGCCGCCTCCGCGAAGAGCGACGACAAGCCCGAGGACCTCCGGCCGCGCTCGCCCGTGGTCACCATCATGGGCCACGTCGACCACGGCAAGACCAGCCTCCTCGACGCCATCCGCTCCTCGAACGTCGTCGCCGGCGAGTCCGGCGGCATCACGCAGCACATCGGCGCCTACAAGGTCGCCGTGACCAAGGGCGAGATCGTCTTCCTCGACACCCCGGGCCACGAGGCCTTCACCGCCATGCGCGCGCGCGGCTCCAAGGTCACCGACATCGTCGTGCTCGTGGTCTCCGCCGCCGACGGCGTCATGCCGCAGACCATCGAGGCCATCGACCACGCCAAGGCGGCCGGCGTCCCCATCGTCGTGGCGGTCAATAAGATCGACCTGCCCACGGCCAACCCCCAGAAGATCCGCCAGGAGCTCGCCGCGCACAACCTGCTCCCCGAGGAGTGGGGCGGCAAGACCATCTACGTCGACATCTCGGCCAAGAAGCGCATGAACCTCGAGAAGCTCCTCGAGATGCTGCTCCTGCAGGCCGAGCTCCTCGAGCTCAAGGCGAACCCGGCCCGCGACGGCGTGGGCACGGTCGTCGAGGCCCGCATGGACGCCAAGCGCGGCTCGGTGGCCACGGTCCTCATCCAGAACGGGTCCGTCAGCGTCGGAGACCCCTTCGTCATGGGCCTCTGCTCGGGCAAGATCAAGGCCCTCATCAACGACCGAGGGGAGCGTCTGAAGACCGCGGGCCCCTCGACCCCCGTCGAGATCCTCGGCATCTCGGGCGGCATCCCGCAGGCCGGCGACGCGTTCAACGTGGTCAAGGACGACTCCATGGCCAAGGAGATCGCCTCCAAGCGCAACCGCGTCCAGCGCGAGGAAGCGCTCGCCCACAAGCACCACCTCTCCCTGCTGAGCCTGCGCTCGAGCAAGGTCAAGCACCTGCCCATCATCCTGAAGGCCGACGTGCAGGGCTCCCTCGAGGCGCTCAAGGACCAGGTCGAGAAGCTCTCGACCCCGGAGATCAGCGTCCAGGTCATCCTCTCCGGCATCGGCAACGCCAACGAGTCCGACATCGTGCTCGCCGAGGCCTCCAACGCCGTCGTGCTCCTCTTCCACGTGGACAAGGAGCCCCGCGCCGCGGAGCTCGCCGAGAAGGGCGGCGTCGAGGTCCGGCGCTACGAGATCATCTACGACCTGACCGCGGACGTGAAGGCCGCCCTCGAGGGCCTGCTCGAGCCCGAGATCGTCGAGGTCGTCGTCGGCCGGGCCGACATCCGCCAGGTCTTCAGCGTGCGCGGCTCCAAGGTCGCCGGCTGCCAGGTCAGCGAGGGCAAGCTCGTGCGCAACGCCACGGTGAAGGTCTACCGCGGCGCGGCCTCCGTGGGCCAGGGCAAGATCGTCACCCTCAAGCGCTTCAAGGACGACGCCAAGGAAGTCGAGAAGGGTCTCGAGTGCGGCGTCGGCCTCGAGGGCTTCACGGCCTACGAGCCGGGCGACCGGCTGGAGGCGACGGTGCAGGAGAAGCGCATCCGCCGGCTCGAGGCCGCGTCCTAA
- the rbfA gene encoding 30S ribosome-binding factor RbfA: MYARSERLKELFQQEVSKILAELKDPGISGLVTVTGVELSADMKNGKVFYSVLGVEKDRESTAKALERAADFVRGLLLKKLSLRRVPHLVFVFDGTAEKADRIEHLLAKIQSDEGAAPPPEHGDLGPLASRPPLPRPRTRRRRR, from the coding sequence ATGTACGCCCGCAGCGAGCGCCTCAAGGAGCTCTTCCAGCAGGAAGTCTCCAAGATCCTGGCCGAGCTCAAGGATCCGGGCATCTCGGGCCTCGTGACCGTCACCGGCGTGGAGCTCAGCGCCGACATGAAGAACGGCAAGGTCTTCTACTCCGTGCTCGGAGTCGAGAAGGACCGCGAGTCCACGGCGAAGGCCCTGGAGCGCGCGGCCGACTTCGTGCGCGGGCTGCTGCTCAAGAAGCTCTCCCTGCGGCGCGTGCCGCACCTCGTCTTCGTCTTCGACGGGACCGCCGAGAAGGCGGACCGCATCGAGCACCTCCTCGCGAAGATCCAGTCCGACGAGGGCGCCGCCCCTCCCCCGGAGCACGGCGACCTCGGGCCGCTCGCCTCGCGCCCTCCGCTGCCTCGGCCGCGGACCCGAAGACGGCGGCGTTGA
- the truB gene encoding tRNA pseudouridine(55) synthase TruB — protein sequence MRKGSLDGLLLADKPVGWTSHDVVAVLRTRLPRGHKVGHAGTLDPKATGLLLLLLGRATRSSAALLGLDKVYAGSLRLGVETDTGDLEGRIVRESPLPPLSPEALREAFAAHLGALELPVPAYSAVKHEGRKLYDYARKGEAVPVKTRTTDIHAFDLLSWASPEASFRLACSSGTYVRAVAESVGRRLGCGAVLSALRRESIGSWRVEDARPVAELKGLGADAISALLLPIPSGLDLAPHGRAS from the coding sequence TTGAGGAAGGGTTCTTTAGACGGGCTCCTCTTAGCGGACAAACCGGTCGGCTGGACCTCCCACGACGTCGTCGCCGTCCTGCGCACGCGACTGCCGCGCGGGCACAAGGTCGGGCACGCCGGCACCCTCGACCCCAAGGCCACGGGACTGCTCCTGCTGCTGCTCGGGCGCGCGACGCGCTCCTCCGCCGCCCTCCTCGGTCTCGACAAGGTCTACGCGGGGAGCCTGCGTCTGGGCGTCGAGACGGACACCGGCGACCTGGAGGGCCGCATCGTGCGCGAGTCTCCGCTCCCCCCGCTCTCTCCCGAGGCCCTGCGCGAGGCCTTCGCCGCGCATCTGGGCGCCCTCGAGCTCCCGGTCCCGGCCTACTCCGCGGTCAAGCACGAGGGGCGCAAGCTCTACGATTACGCCCGCAAGGGCGAGGCGGTCCCGGTGAAGACGCGTACGACGGACATCCACGCCTTCGACCTGCTCTCCTGGGCGTCCCCCGAGGCCTCCTTCCGGCTCGCCTGCTCGAGCGGGACTTACGTGCGCGCGGTCGCCGAGTCCGTGGGGCGCCGCCTGGGCTGCGGCGCCGTGCTGAGCGCCTTGCGGCGCGAGTCGATCGGCTCCTGGCGCGTCGAGGATGCCCGCCCCGTCGCCGAGCTCAAAGGACTCGGGGCGGATGCGATCTCGGCGTTGCTCCTTCCGATCCCCTCCGGACTCGACCTTGCTCCTCATGGAAGGGCATCGTGA
- the ribF gene encoding riboflavin biosynthesis protein RibF — MSVKHLVTIGTFDGVHRGHRRVLDHLLRKARALGMSTTAVVFDVPPRSVLNPGVPVQLLTTPEERVRLMRAAGVDVVRVLRFGGGLARTPHTRFFNEFLVGECSAGGILVGPDFAFGRHRRGDADWLRAACRRRGLHFSTPPLLTRHGEKVSSSHIRTLLVHGKVAEAAKLLGRPYALSGAVVRGLGLGTRIGIPTANMDADPRRLLPRGVYAVRARVGGKGRWHPAVCNIGTKPTLGGEGRVSVETHIPGFKADIYGRELELRFIAHLRGERRFPSLGALVRRIRRDCTDARRILGA, encoded by the coding sequence GTGAGCGTCAAGCATCTCGTCACCATCGGGACCTTCGACGGCGTCCACCGCGGGCACCGCCGCGTCCTCGATCACCTGCTGCGCAAGGCGCGCGCGCTCGGGATGTCCACCACCGCCGTGGTCTTCGACGTGCCGCCGCGCTCCGTGCTCAATCCGGGCGTGCCGGTGCAGCTGCTCACCACCCCGGAGGAGCGCGTCCGACTGATGCGCGCGGCGGGCGTGGACGTCGTGCGCGTCCTCCGCTTCGGAGGCGGGCTCGCCCGCACCCCGCACACGCGCTTCTTCAACGAGTTCCTCGTCGGAGAATGCTCGGCGGGCGGCATCCTCGTGGGGCCGGATTTCGCGTTCGGGCGCCATCGCAGAGGCGACGCCGACTGGCTGCGCGCCGCTTGCCGGCGCCGCGGCCTGCACTTCTCGACCCCCCCGCTCCTGACGCGGCACGGGGAGAAGGTTTCCTCGTCCCACATCCGGACGCTCCTGGTGCACGGAAAGGTGGCGGAGGCCGCCAAGCTGCTCGGGCGGCCCTACGCGCTCTCCGGAGCGGTCGTGCGCGGACTGGGGCTGGGCACGCGCATCGGCATCCCGACCGCGAACATGGACGCGGACCCCCGGCGCCTGCTTCCCCGGGGGGTCTACGCGGTGCGCGCGCGGGTCGGCGGGAAGGGGCGCTGGCACCCCGCGGTCTGCAACATCGGGACCAAGCCGACGCTCGGGGGCGAGGGCCGCGTCTCGGTGGAGACGCACATCCCCGGCTTCAAGGCCGACATCTACGGGCGGGAGCTCGAGCTGCGCTTCATCGCGCACCTGCGCGGCGAGCGCCGCTTCCCCTCCCTCGGCGCGCTCGTGCGCCGCATCCGCCGCGACTGCACCGACGCCCGGCGCATCCTCGGAGCATGA
- a CDS encoding hemolysin III family protein has product MKKPYSERAEFLHFLTSLAGTILAFLGTALLVASAARQGDPWKIVSVSVYGASLITLYLASTVYHRSSPDGLRAALQKLDHSAIYLLIAGTYTPFTLVRMRGEWGWTLFGLVWGFAVVGIVQNLLPARWRKIPPLVLYLGMGWLVLVALGPLLRALPPAGVAWLAAGGVSYTVGVAFFALDEKYEYAHFVWHLFVLGGSISQFVAILLYVL; this is encoded by the coding sequence ATGAAGAAGCCCTACAGCGAACGCGCGGAGTTCCTGCACTTCCTGACCTCCCTGGCCGGCACGATCCTCGCTTTCCTCGGTACGGCCCTCCTCGTCGCCAGCGCCGCCCGCCAGGGGGACCCCTGGAAGATCGTCAGCGTCTCGGTCTACGGGGCCTCGCTCATCACGCTCTACCTCGCCTCGACGGTCTACCACCGCAGCAGTCCCGACGGCCTTCGGGCGGCGCTCCAGAAGCTCGATCACAGCGCCATCTACCTGCTCATCGCCGGCACCTACACCCCCTTCACCCTGGTGCGCATGCGGGGAGAGTGGGGCTGGACGCTCTTCGGGCTGGTGTGGGGCTTCGCGGTCGTCGGGATCGTCCAGAACCTGCTGCCGGCGCGGTGGCGGAAGATCCCCCCGCTCGTGCTCTACCTGGGGATGGGCTGGCTGGTCCTCGTCGCGCTCGGGCCGCTGCTGCGCGCCCTGCCGCCCGCGGGGGTCGCGTGGCTGGCCGCGGGAGGCGTGTCCTATACCGTCGGCGTGGCGTTCTTCGCCCTCGACGAGAAGTACGAATACGCCCACTTCGTCTGGCACCTCTTCGTCCTCGGCGGGAGCATCAGCCAGTTCGTCGCGATCCTGCTGTACGTTCTCTAG
- a CDS encoding 23S rRNA (pseudouridine(1915)-N(3))-methyltransferase RlmH encodes MRIRFRLAWLKAGAAPRRGFAAPEAFALFDGYLGRVGRYAEAAAEGGAPAARESGVALWAADRAAKPLSSEALAAELGKLAASGARGLDILIGGPDGHPPGALDALRPELRWGFGPLTLPHELAAVVAAEQLYRAWTILRREPYHLSH; translated from the coding sequence TTGAGGATCCGCTTCCGCCTCGCCTGGCTGAAGGCCGGCGCCGCCCCGCGCAGGGGCTTCGCCGCGCCCGAGGCCTTCGCCCTCTTCGACGGCTACCTCGGCCGCGTCGGCCGCTATGCCGAGGCGGCCGCGGAGGGGGGAGCGCCCGCCGCGCGCGAGTCCGGCGTCGCGCTCTGGGCGGCCGACCGGGCGGCCAAGCCGCTCTCCTCCGAGGCCCTCGCCGCCGAGCTCGGCAAGCTGGCGGCCTCCGGCGCCCGCGGCCTCGACATCCTCATCGGAGGTCCCGACGGCCACCCGCCGGGCGCCCTGGACGCCCTGCGTCCCGAACTGCGCTGGGGCTTCGGTCCCCTCACGCTTCCCCACGAGCTCGCCGCCGTCGTCGCCGCCGAACAGCTCTACCGCGCCTGGACCATCCTCCGGCGCGAGCCGTACCATTTGTCCCACTAA
- a CDS encoding NADH-quinone oxidoreductase subunit N: MDGLRLLTPEFLLSGLAGLLLLADLWIPPRHARVLFHFAILSAAAALGSLGLAYSTPSVYQGIGSLWVVDPLALFFKVLILATAVFVLFLTVDARRGDDEHQGSYAALVLLAAVGMMLLVSAVDLLLVFLSLELISICSFILVGFERGDLKSTEGALKYFLFGAFSSAVMVFGLSLFYGATGTTHLLQPVPQYGYAASIMFVLSCLMLLVGFGFKVSMAPFHFWVPDAYEGAPTPITTYLSIAPKVAGFAMLLRVFTKLIPHPALELTSLFTFLAILTMTVGNLTALFQTNIKRLLAYSSVAQAGYMLIGFVTCDAAGREGVLLYSLAYLLMNVGAFSVAVAVGNDDGYGLEAYDGLSRRSFGLALAMFFFLLSLAGIPPMAGFIGKFYLFAAAIKGGWYTLAIIAVLNSVVSVYYYMRVAYHMFFRPARTERPTTTGLYLYSGMAVALIGTFLIGLYPEPFLALVRASAGMLP, translated from the coding sequence GTGGACGGACTCCGCCTCCTGACGCCCGAGTTCCTCCTCAGCGGCCTCGCGGGCCTGCTCCTGCTGGCCGACCTCTGGATCCCGCCCCGCCACGCGCGGGTGCTCTTCCACTTCGCGATCCTCTCGGCGGCCGCCGCGCTGGGCTCGCTCGGCCTGGCCTACTCGACCCCCTCCGTCTATCAGGGGATCGGCTCGCTGTGGGTCGTCGACCCCCTGGCGCTCTTCTTCAAGGTCCTCATCCTCGCGACGGCCGTCTTCGTCCTCTTCCTGACGGTCGACGCGCGCCGCGGCGACGACGAGCACCAGGGCAGCTACGCCGCCCTCGTCCTCCTCGCCGCCGTCGGGATGATGCTCCTCGTCTCCGCCGTCGACCTCCTCCTCGTCTTCCTCTCCCTCGAGCTCATCTCCATCTGCTCGTTCATCCTCGTCGGCTTCGAGCGCGGCGACCTGAAGTCCACCGAAGGCGCGCTCAAATACTTCCTCTTCGGGGCTTTCTCCTCGGCCGTGATGGTCTTCGGCCTCTCGCTCTTCTACGGCGCCACCGGCACGACGCATCTGCTGCAGCCGGTGCCGCAATACGGCTACGCGGCCTCCATCATGTTCGTGCTCTCCTGCCTCATGCTCCTGGTGGGCTTCGGCTTCAAGGTCTCGATGGCGCCCTTCCACTTCTGGGTCCCCGACGCCTACGAGGGCGCGCCGACCCCGATCACGACCTACCTCTCCATCGCCCCGAAGGTGGCCGGCTTCGCGATGCTCCTGCGCGTCTTCACGAAGCTCATCCCGCACCCGGCCCTCGAGCTGACCTCGCTGTTCACTTTCCTCGCGATCCTGACGATGACGGTCGGGAACCTCACGGCCCTCTTCCAGACCAACATCAAGCGCCTGCTCGCCTACTCCTCGGTCGCCCAGGCCGGCTACATGCTCATCGGCTTCGTGACCTGCGACGCCGCCGGACGCGAGGGCGTCCTGCTGTACTCGCTGGCCTACCTGCTCATGAACGTCGGGGCCTTCTCCGTCGCCGTCGCGGTCGGCAACGACGACGGCTACGGCCTCGAGGCCTACGACGGGCTCTCGCGCCGGTCCTTCGGCCTCGCGCTCGCCATGTTCTTCTTCCTGCTCTCGCTCGCGGGCATCCCGCCCATGGCCGGCTTCATCGGGAAGTTCTACCTCTTCGCCGCCGCGATCAAAGGCGGCTGGTACACGCTCGCGATCATCGCGGTACTCAACAGCGTCGTCTCCGTCTATTACTACATGCGCGTCGCCTACCACATGTTCTTCCGCCCCGCGCGCACGGAGCGTCCGACGACGACCGGCCTCTACCTCTACTCCGGGATGGCGGTCGCCCTCATCGGGACCTTCCTCATCGGCCTCTACCCGGAGCCCTTCCTCGCCCTCGTGCGCGCCTCGGCGGGCATGCTCCCTTAG
- a CDS encoding NADH-quinone oxidoreductase subunit M, with translation MGILSLITFLPLLGALIILFLPKEKTTAIRAVGVGATVLAFLVSIWALVLFDPSQPAAGGVMRFVEDLSWIPSFNIRYHLGVDGLSFPIIVLTTLLSLLAAVYSLNIEIRVKEFFFWYLLLETGMLGVFCALDLFLFYMFWEVTLVPMYFLIGVWGGPKKEYAAIKFFLFTLFGSVFMLLGILALYFASTPHSFDILELAKCQASFTREFQIIVFLAFYLGFAVKVPAFPFHTWLPLAHVEAPTGVSVILAGILLKMGVYGILRVCYTVLPAGFEWFLPFLVIIAFINIVYGALCAMAQTDMKRMVAYSSINHMGYALLGMAAVSPTGFNGAALQMVTHGLITGALFLLVGVIYDRAHTRDINAFGGLGARLPVYTGLMALTCFASLGLPGLAGFISEFLCFLGAFPAWKLYTSLSVIGILVTAAFFLRMLQKVFLGPLNEKWADLPDMNARELIAVVPLAVLTLLLGVWPRLILDLMDPTLSALARLFPDMFQAVR, from the coding sequence ATGGGCATCCTCTCGCTGATCACATTCCTCCCGCTGCTGGGAGCCCTCATCATCCTCTTCCTGCCGAAGGAGAAGACGACGGCCATCCGCGCCGTCGGCGTGGGCGCGACCGTTCTGGCGTTCCTCGTCTCCATCTGGGCCCTCGTCCTCTTCGACCCCTCGCAGCCCGCCGCCGGCGGGGTCATGCGCTTCGTCGAGGACCTGTCCTGGATCCCCAGCTTCAACATCCGCTACCACCTCGGCGTCGACGGGCTCTCCTTCCCGATCATCGTCCTGACGACCCTCCTCTCGCTGCTGGCCGCGGTCTACTCCCTGAACATCGAGATCCGGGTCAAGGAGTTCTTCTTCTGGTACCTCCTCCTCGAGACCGGCATGCTCGGCGTCTTCTGCGCGCTCGACCTGTTCCTCTTCTACATGTTCTGGGAGGTCACGCTGGTCCCGATGTACTTCCTCATCGGCGTGTGGGGGGGACCGAAGAAGGAGTACGCGGCCATCAAGTTCTTCCTCTTCACCCTCTTCGGGAGCGTCTTCATGCTCCTAGGCATCCTCGCCCTCTACTTCGCCTCGACGCCGCACTCCTTCGACATCCTCGAGCTCGCGAAATGTCAGGCCTCCTTCACCCGCGAGTTCCAGATCATCGTCTTCCTCGCCTTCTACCTCGGCTTCGCGGTGAAGGTCCCGGCCTTCCCGTTCCACACCTGGCTGCCGCTGGCCCACGTGGAGGCGCCCACGGGCGTCAGCGTCATCCTGGCCGGCATCCTCCTCAAGATGGGCGTCTACGGGATCCTGCGCGTCTGCTACACCGTCCTCCCGGCCGGCTTCGAGTGGTTCCTGCCCTTCCTCGTCATCATCGCCTTCATCAACATCGTCTACGGGGCGCTCTGCGCGATGGCGCAGACGGACATGAAGCGCATGGTCGCGTATTCCTCGATCAACCACATGGGCTACGCGCTGCTCGGCATGGCCGCCGTCTCCCCGACGGGCTTCAACGGCGCCGCCCTGCAGATGGTCACCCACGGCCTCATCACGGGCGCGCTGTTCCTCCTCGTCGGCGTCATCTACGACCGCGCCCACACCCGCGACATCAACGCGTTCGGCGGGCTCGGGGCGAGGCTCCCCGTCTACACCGGGCTCATGGCGCTGACCTGCTTCGCCTCCCTCGGCCTCCCCGGCCTCGCGGGCTTCATCTCCGAGTTCCTCTGCTTCCTGGGCGCCTTCCCGGCCTGGAAGCTCTACACCTCGCTCTCGGTGATCGGCATCCTGGTCACGGCCGCCTTCTTCCTGCGCATGCTCCAGAAGGTCTTCCTCGGCCCGCTCAACGAGAAGTGGGCGGACCTCCCGGACATGAACGCGCGGGAGCTCATCGCCGTCGTTCCGCTGGCCGTCCTGACGCTGCTCCTCGGCGTCTGGCCGCGCCTCATCCTCGACCTGATGGACCCGACGCTCTCGGCGCTGGCGCGGCTCTTCCCCGACATGTTCCAGGCGGTGCGGTAA
- the nuoL gene encoding NADH-quinone oxidoreductase subunit L, producing the protein MTQPLLANVHWIALAPLLAAAAILFGSRENTDKSALPYLGVAVMGGCLLHALAIVHGFVFRGFETYYQTIPWFRFGDFEMTLGVLIDGSAAFMLVVVTLVSFLVQVYSLGYMHGDPRFKRYYAYLSLFTASMLGLVISSNLFVFFACWELVGVSSYLLIGFWFEKDGPANASKKAFITTKLGDLGFYLGLLLLFAHTGTLDLTMLAERARMGADFLPTWVAGAAGILFLFGAAGKSAQVPLFIWLPDAMEGPTPVSALIHAATMVAAGVYLVARTYFLYAASPFAMDCVAWTGLATAMMAATMALVAYDIKRVLAFSTVSQLGFMMLALGVGGYTAGLFHLTTHAFFKALLFLGAGSVIHAMHTNDMREMGALSKQMPTTFITMTVGTLAIAGFPFLSGWYSKEAILHAVWGRSPLMWGLALGTAAMTSFYMFRLVFLTFLGGSRDAKRWEHAHESPAVMTVPLWVLAALSIGAGWVLERHELFASLVRFGAEGAAEGGAHALHAAPAWLPWAAVGAFAGGLALSWRLYGSEDLSLAAALKERLLPLFRILEDRYGFDRFFLALVAVSDRIAEACYWFDSHIIDAIFVDGWAVLTTAFAELQGFFDDFFVDGAVDGLGSVTGDAGRGLSRLVRGQVQEYLLYVALAVSLFATFLMTR; encoded by the coding sequence ATGACACAGCCCCTGCTCGCGAACGTCCACTGGATCGCCCTGGCCCCGCTGCTGGCCGCGGCCGCGATCCTCTTCGGCAGCCGAGAGAACACCGACAAGAGCGCGCTCCCCTACCTCGGCGTCGCCGTCATGGGCGGCTGCCTCCTGCACGCGCTCGCCATCGTCCACGGCTTCGTCTTCCGCGGCTTCGAGACCTACTACCAGACGATCCCCTGGTTCCGCTTCGGCGACTTCGAGATGACCCTCGGGGTCCTCATCGACGGCTCCGCCGCCTTCATGCTCGTCGTCGTCACCCTCGTCAGCTTCCTCGTTCAGGTCTACTCGCTCGGCTACATGCACGGCGACCCGCGCTTCAAGCGCTACTACGCCTACCTCTCCCTCTTCACCGCGAGCATGCTCGGCCTCGTCATCTCCTCGAACCTCTTCGTCTTCTTCGCCTGCTGGGAGCTCGTCGGCGTCTCCTCCTACCTTCTCATCGGCTTCTGGTTCGAGAAGGACGGCCCGGCCAACGCCTCCAAGAAGGCCTTCATCACCACGAAGCTCGGCGACCTCGGCTTCTACCTCGGACTCCTCCTGCTCTTCGCCCACACCGGGACGCTCGACCTGACGATGCTCGCCGAGCGCGCGCGCATGGGCGCGGACTTCCTGCCGACCTGGGTCGCGGGGGCGGCCGGCATCCTCTTCCTCTTCGGCGCGGCCGGCAAGTCCGCGCAGGTCCCGCTCTTCATCTGGCTCCCCGACGCGATGGAGGGCCCCACGCCGGTCTCCGCGCTCATCCACGCGGCCACCATGGTCGCCGCCGGCGTCTACCTCGTCGCGCGCACCTACTTCCTCTACGCCGCTTCGCCCTTCGCCATGGACTGCGTCGCCTGGACGGGGCTGGCGACCGCGATGATGGCCGCGACGATGGCGCTGGTCGCCTACGACATCAAGCGCGTCCTCGCCTTCTCGACGGTGAGCCAGCTGGGCTTCATGATGCTCGCCCTCGGCGTCGGCGGCTACACGGCGGGGCTCTTCCACCTGACGACGCACGCCTTCTTCAAGGCCCTCCTCTTCCTCGGCGCCGGGTCCGTCATCCACGCGATGCACACCAACGACATGCGGGAGATGGGCGCCCTCTCCAAGCAGATGCCGACGACCTTCATCACGATGACGGTCGGCACGCTGGCGATCGCGGGCTTCCCGTTCCTCTCCGGCTGGTACTCGAAGGAGGCCATCCTCCACGCCGTCTGGGGCCGCAGCCCCCTGATGTGGGGTCTCGCGCTGGGCACCGCCGCGATGACCTCCTTCTACATGTTCCGCCTCGTCTTCCTCACCTTCCTCGGCGGCTCGCGCGACGCGAAGCGCTGGGAGCATGCGCACGAGTCCCCGGCCGTCATGACCGTCCCCCTGTGGGTCCTCGCCGCGCTCTCCATCGGCGCCGGCTGGGTCCTCGAGCGCCACGAGCTCTTCGCCTCCCTCGTCCGCTTCGGCGCCGAAGGGGCCGCGGAGGGGGGAGCGCACGCCCTCCACGCCGCGCCCGCCTGGCTGCCCTGGGCCGCGGTCGGCGCCTTCGCCGGCGGCCTGGCGCTCTCCTGGCGGCTCTACGGCAGCGAGGACCTCTCGCTGGCCGCGGCGCTCAAGGAGCGCCTCCTGCCCCTCTTCCGCATACTCGAGGACCGCTACGGCTTCGACCGCTTCTTCCTGGCCCTCGTCGCCGTCTCCGATCGGATCGCCGAAGCCTGCTATTGGTTCGACAGCCACATCATCGACGCCATCTTCGTCGACGGCTGGGCGGTGCTGACCACGGCGTTCGCGGAGCTCCAGGGCTTCTTCGACGATTTCTTCGTGGACGGCGCCGTCGACGGCCTCGGCTCCGTGACCGGGGACGCGGGGCGAGGACTCAGCCGCCTCGTCCGCGGACAAGTGCAGGAGTACCTGCTTTACGTCGCGCTGGCCGTCAGCCTGTTCGCGACCTTCCTGATGACGAGGTAG